A region of Acidobacteriota bacterium DNA encodes the following proteins:
- a CDS encoding protein kinase translates to MTLPTGDSRARPDDANADTVESQPGEARRRAGTDAEPPAGADPQVWNALRGCLALTTLSPTALGDLWAASLTRSYQAGEALMRQGDAAEGLLIILEGQAHAVLRSQDGADHLIGRFSRGDLVGEMALVTRAARSATVIADSPVRALLVPTPEFDRLAVRHLELGVVLTALVGDRLGRGANDGFGGKQVAGFRILSGIGRGGMSVVYRAQDEATGELVALKMMSYRLTYDSSALARFHQEADILHSLDHGNIARLKRMFPAFNTYFLVMELCDGVDLGQLVRSRGRLPESQVRPMLGQLAHALEYVHQRGFVHRDLKPGNVMITRDGEVKLTDFGIAVPEVVLDPSGADSGHAVVGTPAYMAPEQFVGGPLDRRTDIYALACLAYEILTGQRLFETNDLEELRQLKLTMQLPPAVAIGDGIAPDLFEFLQSALRVKPDERPASLAPLMAWAARCDPPPEGCSLDHGPEQDQRRSGPRPPSNGVTM, encoded by the coding sequence ACGCGGAGCCTCCGGCCGGCGCCGATCCGCAGGTGTGGAACGCGCTCAGAGGCTGCCTGGCACTGACGACCCTGTCACCAACCGCCCTGGGCGACCTGTGGGCAGCCTCGCTCACCCGCTCCTACCAGGCGGGCGAGGCCTTGATGCGACAGGGCGACGCGGCCGAGGGCCTGCTGATCATCCTCGAGGGCCAGGCCCACGCGGTACTGCGCAGCCAGGATGGCGCCGACCACCTCATCGGGCGATTCTCGCGTGGCGATCTGGTCGGCGAAATGGCGCTGGTCACGCGCGCGGCGCGCAGCGCGACAGTCATCGCCGACTCACCCGTCCGCGCCCTGCTCGTGCCGACGCCAGAGTTCGACCGGCTGGCCGTGCGTCATCTCGAACTGGGCGTGGTGCTCACCGCGCTCGTGGGCGATCGGCTCGGACGAGGCGCCAACGACGGGTTCGGTGGAAAGCAAGTGGCGGGTTTCCGAATTCTCAGTGGCATCGGCCGCGGCGGCATGTCGGTGGTCTACCGGGCACAAGACGAAGCGACAGGTGAGCTGGTGGCGCTCAAGATGATGAGCTACCGGTTGACCTACGACTCCAGCGCGCTGGCACGTTTTCACCAGGAGGCCGACATTCTCCACAGCCTCGACCACGGGAACATCGCCCGCCTGAAGCGGATGTTCCCGGCCTTCAACACGTACTTTCTGGTGATGGAACTCTGCGATGGGGTCGACCTGGGCCAGCTGGTCCGCTCTCGCGGACGGCTGCCCGAGTCACAAGTGCGGCCGATGCTCGGGCAACTCGCTCACGCGCTCGAGTATGTCCACCAACGCGGATTCGTGCACCGCGACCTCAAGCCCGGCAATGTGATGATCACTCGCGACGGTGAGGTCAAGCTCACCGACTTTGGCATCGCCGTTCCGGAGGTGGTGCTCGACCCCTCTGGCGCTGACAGCGGCCACGCGGTCGTGGGCACGCCGGCCTACATGGCGCCGGAGCAATTCGTCGGCGGTCCGCTCGATCGCCGGACCGACATCTACGCATTGGCGTGCCTGGCCTACGAGATCCTGACCGGTCAGCGCTTGTTCGAGACCAACGACCTCGAGGAACTCCGGCAGCTGAAACTAACAATGCAGCTGCCGCCGGCCGTCGCAATCGGCGACGGCATCGCTCCGGACCTGTTCGAGTTCCTGCAGAGCGCGTTGCGGGTGAAGCCCGACGAGCGGCCGGCGTCGCTCGCTCCGCTGATGGCGTGGGCCGCACGCTGCGACCCGCCGCCTGAGGGCTGTAGCCTCGACCATGGCCCAGAGCAGGATCAGAGGCGGTCTGGACCTCGACCCCCGTCGAATGGTGTTACTATGTAG